One region of Paenibacillus polymyxa M1 genomic DNA includes:
- a CDS encoding vWA domain-containing protein, with protein MKQRKFNVLLLVFGLLGAVVGFILGELILHKLIGHWPHIIVVGLYFGIMALCIGLGCLIGELISPQLNGHSWRQRYSGLSWKLLVPATLVMLLVAGLLLELGYQVNPEGRKSVQDLVLVIDNSGSMQQTDPDNERLTAAKSLIGQMDGDKRVAIVSFESTAQLVQPFTPIGTDAEKQAVYSKIDSMQTIMSGGTEIGLALDETIKEIETQGNAEKGSLVIMLSDGFSELDTQTALAPYIARQIPINTIGLKLAESEGIALLQNIASLTGGTYSNVANAQGLTQAFGKIYNKIGDRTLVTERTGEYADSLYFAIYRVTALVIIGVLLGLALGLMFDNRFLARNFAIGGVPAGLLAGLILERGLSGSPIGDLMIRLLAALVLAALIAVFSLVLPIAENTRRSSGGGSQGGSSGQRRGAPEGPTRNRRSSGF; from the coding sequence ATGAAGCAACGAAAATTTAACGTTCTCCTATTGGTGTTTGGCTTGCTGGGCGCTGTAGTAGGCTTCATCTTAGGAGAGCTTATTCTTCACAAATTGATAGGCCACTGGCCGCATATCATCGTGGTCGGGCTATATTTTGGCATCATGGCGCTGTGCATTGGTCTAGGTTGCCTTATCGGCGAACTAATTTCGCCACAGTTAAATGGACATTCATGGCGACAACGATACTCAGGATTGTCCTGGAAATTACTAGTACCTGCTACACTGGTCATGTTGCTCGTGGCAGGTCTGTTATTGGAACTGGGGTATCAGGTTAACCCTGAAGGGCGTAAGAGTGTACAGGACCTCGTGCTTGTGATTGATAATTCCGGAAGCATGCAACAAACAGATCCCGATAATGAACGCCTAACGGCTGCTAAGAGTCTAATTGGGCAAATGGATGGAGACAAGCGCGTAGCCATTGTTTCATTTGAATCCACTGCGCAGTTGGTGCAGCCATTTACTCCCATTGGCACAGATGCAGAGAAGCAAGCGGTATATTCCAAAATCGATAGTATGCAGACTATAATGTCAGGCGGTACAGAGATCGGGCTTGCTTTGGACGAGACGATCAAGGAGATTGAAACCCAAGGCAATGCGGAAAAAGGTTCTCTCGTTATTATGCTCTCTGACGGCTTTAGCGAACTGGATACGCAAACCGCATTGGCTCCTTACATTGCCCGTCAGATTCCGATTAATACGATCGGCCTGAAACTGGCAGAATCAGAAGGTATAGCTTTGTTGCAAAATATTGCCAGCCTAACGGGTGGAACTTATTCTAATGTAGCTAATGCCCAAGGACTTACGCAGGCGTTCGGTAAAATATATAACAAAATTGGTGATCGCACGCTGGTAACGGAGCGGACAGGTGAGTATGCCGACAGTCTGTATTTTGCTATTTATCGCGTAACGGCTCTGGTTATCATCGGAGTTCTATTAGGGTTGGCTCTTGGATTGATGTTTGATAACCGTTTTCTCGCGCGGAATTTCGCAATTGGTGGAGTTCCAGCCGGCTTGCTCGCTGGCTTGATTTTGGAAAGAGGGTTATCTGGCTCGCCTATAGGTGACTTGATGATTCGTTTGCTAGCAGCGCTCGTACTGGCGGCCCTTATTGCTGTCTTTTCACTTGTTCTGCCGATTGCGGAAAATACTCGCCGATCTTCTGGTGGTGGGAGCCAAGGTGGGTCATCAGGCCAACGGAGAGGGGCACCGGAAGGCCCGACGCGCAATCGACGCAGCAGTGGATTTTAG
- a CDS encoding TRAFAC clade GTPase domain-containing protein: MSFLSNLFRRKPQAEPRPLFYDIVCPYCFSKFSPEEVVFRASHHREDDEDYALGEDELLNKYRERFGLDSVHDMEAILHPYDVPEEHRLYSDHVLTGLTDRYGELTRHRLCPHCHNELPVTAGKVPSNIISIIGASQAGKSVFMTSLIHTLQHVTADHFDAACMPLNAEISRKFRTMYEEPLFERGDLLTSTQKEKMQEPFIFQFVFKDEEKPPLTLVFFDVAGEGMVDQDYLGLHGQHIKNSAGILFMVDPLQIRSIRERIKINLGDKPGEWVSQYDEPRDVVLTMFGDFIAYQEKGKTDIPTAVVLTKSDMLTALADEEGTYIKTNSNIFNPMEHRKYMDLDEFANIDGEVRRFIEKVDKPFKGTMDVYFTDTAYFAVSALGSNPVDQKLQGLVSPIRVDEPFIWLLYKLKYIEGRESH, translated from the coding sequence ATGAGTTTTCTTAGCAATTTATTCAGAAGAAAGCCACAGGCCGAACCGCGGCCGTTATTCTATGATATTGTGTGCCCTTATTGCTTTAGTAAATTTTCCCCAGAAGAAGTGGTATTCCGTGCTTCCCATCACCGTGAAGATGATGAGGATTACGCTTTGGGTGAAGATGAACTGTTGAACAAATATCGGGAGCGTTTTGGCTTGGATAGTGTACATGATATGGAGGCAATTCTTCATCCCTATGATGTACCTGAGGAACATCGCTTGTATTCAGATCATGTGTTGACAGGTCTGACGGACCGTTACGGTGAGCTGACACGTCACCGACTGTGCCCACACTGCCATAACGAGCTGCCTGTGACCGCAGGCAAGGTGCCGAGTAATATCATTTCGATTATTGGAGCTTCGCAGGCGGGAAAATCTGTATTTATGACCTCTCTGATTCACACGCTGCAGCATGTGACGGCCGATCATTTTGATGCAGCTTGCATGCCGCTTAATGCAGAGATCAGCCGCAAGTTCCGCACGATGTATGAGGAACCACTGTTTGAACGAGGCGATCTGCTTACATCGACACAAAAAGAAAAGATGCAGGAGCCTTTTATTTTCCAGTTTGTATTTAAGGATGAGGAAAAGCCACCACTGACATTGGTATTTTTTGATGTAGCTGGTGAGGGTATGGTCGATCAGGACTATCTGGGACTTCATGGACAGCATATTAAAAATTCTGCGGGTATTCTTTTTATGGTCGATCCACTGCAAATCCGTTCTATCCGGGAACGTATTAAGATTAATCTTGGCGATAAGCCTGGTGAATGGGTCTCGCAATATGATGAACCGCGTGATGTCGTACTTACGATGTTCGGTGACTTTATTGCATACCAGGAAAAAGGCAAGACGGACATTCCGACCGCTGTGGTCCTGACCAAAAGCGACATGCTTACTGCGCTGGCAGATGAAGAAGGCACATATATCAAGACAAACAGCAATATTTTTAATCCAATGGAACATCGCAAATACATGGATTTGGATGAGTTCGCGAACATTGATGGCGAAGTTCGGCGCTTTATCGAGAAGGTGGATAAGCCGTTCAAGGGCACAATGGATGTATATTTTACAGATACAGCCTATTTCGCAGTTTCTGCTCTAGGTAGCAATCCAGTGGACCAAAAGCTGCAAGGGTTGGTTAGTCCGATCCGTGTAGATGAGCCATTCATCTGGCTGCTCTATAAGTTGAAGTACATTGAGGGGAGAGAATCACATTGA
- a CDS encoding MarR family winged helix-turn-helix transcriptional regulator, with protein sequence MGSEVYPVCLPWEEESTMYLIKWIFTTVRREIETALRPLGLTSPQSQTLYILAMSPGVTNTELEKLLLIDKSSVTSLVNGIVKKNWAVRQSHPEDARMKQIYLTEEGLEIHKVAERTIEQIKSSVGKTLSVGESEALRGLLKKILHDYRPANACV encoded by the coding sequence ATGGGAAGTGAGGTGTATCCCGTTTGTCTTCCTTGGGAAGAAGAGAGCACGATGTACTTAATTAAATGGATTTTCACCACCGTCCGGCGTGAGATTGAAACAGCACTGCGCCCTTTGGGGCTTACCTCCCCACAATCGCAGACGCTCTATATACTGGCGATGTCGCCTGGAGTCACCAATACGGAGTTGGAAAAGCTATTGCTTATTGATAAATCAAGTGTTACCAGCCTGGTAAACGGGATCGTTAAGAAAAACTGGGCAGTACGCCAAAGTCATCCGGAAGATGCACGAATGAAGCAGATTTATTTGACCGAGGAAGGCTTGGAGATTCACAAGGTAGCCGAACGTACCATTGAGCAAATTAAAAGCTCCGTAGGCAAAACGTTATCTGTCGGAGAGTCGGAGGCGCTGCGTGGTTTGCTCAAAAAAATTCTTCACGATTACCGTCCTGCGAATGCTTGCGTTTGA
- a CDS encoding MFS transporter: MIKEQTYPNADKLMRVLAFTLVFSVMNAFMFNVVMPVIREEFHISASDVSWLLTGYMIVYAVGSVTYGKLADKYRLKDLLTFGIIFFALGSLIGLLANQFWMLIVARLLQATGAAVIPATAMIVPVRYFSAEKRGRALGVTAIGLALGTALAPIISGLITGFASWRFLFVISMLPLIALPFFRKYLDDQRGKDQKFDFLGGLLLGGTVACLLLSISQANMMFFLIGVVLFGLFIWRIHTAHDPFIQPKLFRNKQYSYGLLIAFLGTGISFGLPYLAPQFLNSLNQLTPATIGLIMFPAAIASALLGKKGGRLADSKGNSVLVYTAVSLLFICFISLSTFVGASPYLILFLLIFGNVGQTFMQIAMSNTISRTLSKDQIGVGMGLLSLLNFIAGAMTTSILGKTLDSSSSFHLNPVVSNVQVFNFSNIFTVLALIALVTMGLHALQFRRGPRGNTPAVE; encoded by the coding sequence ATGATAAAAGAACAAACTTATCCCAATGCGGATAAGCTTATGCGTGTTTTGGCCTTCACACTTGTTTTTTCAGTGATGAACGCTTTTATGTTTAATGTTGTTATGCCTGTGATTCGGGAGGAATTTCATATTAGTGCCTCCGATGTAAGCTGGCTACTGACGGGTTATATGATCGTGTATGCAGTTGGCTCGGTGACCTACGGCAAGCTTGCAGATAAGTATCGTCTCAAAGATTTGCTGACATTTGGGATTATATTTTTTGCACTAGGTTCGCTTATTGGACTGTTGGCCAATCAATTTTGGATGTTAATTGTAGCCCGTTTGCTTCAGGCCACGGGGGCTGCTGTTATTCCGGCAACCGCTATGATTGTTCCCGTTCGCTATTTCTCAGCTGAAAAAAGAGGGCGAGCTTTAGGCGTCACAGCAATCGGCTTAGCATTAGGTACTGCGCTGGCTCCCATTATTTCCGGTTTGATTACAGGCTTTGCGAGCTGGCGTTTTTTGTTCGTCATTTCCATGCTGCCACTGATCGCTTTGCCGTTCTTTCGCAAATACCTGGACGATCAGCGAGGAAAGGATCAGAAGTTCGATTTTCTTGGCGGATTATTGCTGGGTGGAACAGTGGCCTGCTTGTTGCTTTCCATTTCACAAGCCAATATGATGTTTTTTCTGATCGGTGTGGTTTTATTTGGACTGTTTATATGGCGCATTCATACTGCCCACGATCCGTTCATCCAGCCGAAGCTGTTCCGTAACAAGCAATATTCATATGGGCTTCTTATCGCTTTTTTAGGGACGGGGATTAGCTTTGGATTGCCGTACTTGGCGCCACAGTTTTTGAATAGTCTCAACCAGCTTACACCAGCTACGATTGGACTGATTATGTTTCCCGCTGCTATTGCGTCTGCTCTATTAGGAAAAAAAGGGGGGCGTTTGGCCGATAGCAAAGGAAATTCAGTTCTAGTTTATACAGCCGTATCGCTATTGTTTATCTGCTTTATCAGCTTGTCTACATTTGTAGGTGCATCTCCGTATCTGATTTTGTTTTTGCTTATTTTCGGAAATGTAGGTCAGACCTTTATGCAGATTGCCATGTCCAACACGATTTCTCGTACTTTGTCGAAAGATCAGATTGGTGTTGGAATGGGGCTGTTATCTCTGTTGAATTTCATTGCCGGGGCGATGACAACAAGTATTTTGGGCAAAACGTTAGATAGTTCGTCGTCCTTTCATTTGAATCCGGTCGTATCTAATGTCCAAGTGTTCAATTTCAGCAATATATTTACGGTGCTTGCGCTGATTGCGCTTGTGACGATGGGGCTTCACGCATTGCAGTTCCGGCGGGGTCCGCGCGGTAATACACCTGCTGTCGAATAA
- the rpmG gene encoding 50S ribosomal protein L33: protein MRVIVTLACTESGDRNYTTTKNKRNHPERIEMRKYSPRLKKYTIHRETR from the coding sequence ATGCGCGTTATTGTTACCTTGGCATGCACCGAATCCGGTGATCGCAACTATACAACAACCAAGAACAAAAGAAATCATCCGGAGCGTATTGAAATGAGAAAATACTCTCCGCGTTTGAAAAAGTACACGATTCATCGTGAAACTAGATAA
- a CDS encoding type B 50S ribosomal protein L31, which produces MKKDIHPTLNKVIFLDPSCGFTFLSASTKYSQETMEWEDGNTYPVIRVDTSSASHPFFTGKQRNVDIGGRVDRFNKKYNLK; this is translated from the coding sequence ATGAAAAAAGATATTCATCCAACATTGAACAAAGTCATCTTTTTGGACCCAAGCTGTGGATTCACTTTCCTGAGTGCTTCTACTAAATATTCGCAAGAAACGATGGAATGGGAAGATGGCAACACTTACCCAGTTATCCGTGTAGATACTAGCTCCGCTTCACATCCGTTCTTCACTGGTAAACAAAGAAACGTGGATATTGGTGGACGTGTGGATCGCTTTAACAAAAAATACAACCTTAAGTAA
- a CDS encoding S-layer homology domain-containing protein, with protein sequence MKVYSLKWAAALVALQATFGTSAHAATPANNSFSDISYVTNDKMVAIQEAVRQGLLSGDPQGTFRPAATLTRQELAVLLVRALKLDPISSSSTFKDVQSKQFAAPYIEAAQKAGLLSGDGLGNFRPNDSVTREELAAVFVRAVGGVNAEGGSSILPKDQSSVSQWAAGAVDKALRLGLIDIHDSRLNPTGEVKREDIAPFLLDIFKTQEQTATINSVDGDIVTIDNVPYLIEGKLKELIGNSNKDALKGAILKFNSRNRNVDGLQQLEIVQKDVVLNTNGLPESSLLRISGDGVQIKGDTKGIIELKNGVSNIQLNGNVNHLTVNSGSDISIKGTGTIGELKVANANAKVTLNPNFKVETIKLPKDISVSQVIQNYNEVQKQIGQIQSADGTVQKTTTVTSSSVTFSSGGGTSTNSVTNHAPGVTTGFTDITLSTADEPKKINLANSFTDVDGDTLTYTAESSVTNVATVSVNGSQLILTPVSAGTTKITVTANDGKGGTINSQFNVTITPVIPEAVNHAPTVETSISNVTAGVADGIKTVSLAGVFANEDSDVLTYTATSTNAGVATVAVNGSDLKITPVNAGTTTITVTANDGKGGTVDTQFNVTITPVIPEVVNHAPTVETSISNVTTGVADGIKTVSLAGVFADEDSDALTYTATSTNAGVATVAVNGGDLKITPVNAGVATITVTTNDGKGGMVHTQFNVTITPVIPEAVNHAPTVETSISNATAGVADGIKTVSLAGVFADEDSDVLTYTATSTNAGVATVAVNGSDLKITPVNAGAATITVTADDGNGGTVDTQFNVTITPMIPEAVNHAPIVETSISNVTTGVADGIKTVSLAGVFADEDSDALTYTATSTDTGVVIVAVNGSDLKIKPVNAGTTTITVTANDGKGGTVDTQFNVRITPVIPEAVNHAPTVETSISNVTTGVADGIKTVSLAGVFADEDSDALTFTATSTDAGIATVAVNGSDLKITPVNAGTAMITVTANDGKGGTVDTNFTLTLTPLPAVNHAPVVQSTINDISTEAGAMDTTIGLASTFADEDLDLLTYSAGSSDPSVATVSVTGDQLSITPLAVGSATVTATADDGKGGTVQTIFQVTVGEKRGLFFSELAWGEGDPMMQIIELYNAGSEELDASKIRIERSDSGNSIEISQNAGASIPGGATFVIGDTMYFGDAHVDYFMDMGFYNDDSTPVTLSLYYDNQLIDTAVFQPHTTIARQSDVTHGNAGHYEASEWFDEGIDYTDNIGIFNSEAP encoded by the coding sequence TTGAAGGTTTATTCACTTAAGTGGGCAGCCGCTCTTGTTGCTCTTCAGGCGACGTTTGGTACTTCTGCTCACGCTGCAACGCCTGCCAATAATTCGTTTTCAGATATATCCTATGTGACGAATGATAAAATGGTGGCCATCCAAGAAGCTGTACGCCAGGGGCTTTTATCGGGAGATCCTCAAGGAACTTTTCGCCCTGCAGCAACATTAACTCGCCAGGAGCTCGCAGTATTATTGGTCAGAGCTTTAAAATTGGACCCTATTTCAAGTTCTTCTACTTTTAAAGATGTGCAAAGCAAACAATTTGCTGCGCCATATATAGAAGCCGCACAAAAAGCCGGGCTTCTATCCGGGGATGGATTAGGAAACTTCCGTCCGAACGATTCTGTTACGCGTGAAGAGCTGGCAGCTGTGTTTGTTCGTGCAGTCGGAGGGGTTAATGCAGAGGGCGGATCAAGTATTTTGCCTAAAGATCAGTCCTCGGTAAGCCAATGGGCGGCTGGAGCGGTAGATAAGGCACTTCGTTTGGGTTTAATTGACATTCATGACAGCAGGCTCAATCCCACAGGTGAAGTAAAAAGGGAGGATATTGCTCCTTTCCTGCTGGATATTTTCAAAACTCAAGAGCAAACGGCTACGATCAATAGCGTTGATGGAGATATTGTAACAATTGATAATGTTCCCTATTTAATAGAAGGAAAGTTGAAAGAGTTGATCGGAAACTCCAATAAAGATGCGTTAAAGGGAGCTATATTAAAGTTTAATTCGCGCAATCGTAATGTGGACGGGCTACAACAATTGGAGATCGTGCAAAAAGATGTTGTGTTAAACACCAATGGTCTACCGGAAAGCAGCCTGCTTCGAATTTCGGGTGATGGTGTTCAGATTAAAGGGGATACCAAAGGAATAATTGAGCTTAAAAACGGTGTCTCTAATATCCAGCTGAATGGCAACGTAAACCATCTTACTGTGAATTCCGGCAGTGATATTTCTATTAAAGGAACAGGGACAATTGGGGAGCTAAAAGTTGCCAACGCAAACGCTAAAGTGACATTGAACCCGAATTTTAAAGTTGAAACGATTAAGCTACCTAAAGATATTTCTGTTTCACAAGTTATCCAAAATTACAACGAAGTACAAAAGCAGATTGGACAAATTCAGTCCGCTGACGGGACGGTTCAAAAAACGACTACAGTTACATCGAGTAGCGTGACATTTTCATCTGGAGGTGGAACTTCAACAAATTCAGTGACTAACCATGCGCCAGGCGTTACTACCGGGTTTACAGATATTACGTTAAGTACAGCAGATGAGCCTAAAAAGATTAATCTGGCAAATAGCTTTACCGATGTTGACGGAGACACTCTGACTTACACAGCGGAATCTTCGGTCACGAACGTAGCGACGGTATCGGTGAATGGAAGTCAGCTGATTCTCACACCAGTGAGCGCAGGAACAACCAAGATCACGGTTACGGCGAACGACGGCAAGGGCGGGACCATAAATAGCCAGTTCAACGTGACGATCACGCCGGTGATCCCGGAAGCTGTGAACCATGCACCGACGGTGGAAACGTCGATCAGCAATGTAACGGCAGGAGTTGCAGACGGCATCAAGACGGTGAGTCTTGCAGGTGTGTTTGCAAATGAAGACAGCGATGTGCTGACATACACGGCAACCTCGACGAATGCAGGGGTGGCGACAGTAGCGGTAAACGGAAGCGACTTGAAAATTACACCAGTGAACGCGGGTACGACCACGATTACGGTAACGGCAAATGACGGTAAAGGCGGCACGGTGGATACACAGTTCAACGTGACAATCACGCCAGTGATCCCGGAAGTTGTGAACCATGCACCGACGGTGGAAACGTCGATCAGCAACGTGACGACAGGAGTTGCAGACGGCATCAAGACGGTGAGTCTTGCAGGTGTGTTCGCAGATGAAGACAGCGATGCGCTGACATACACGGCAACCTCGACGAATGCAGGCGTGGCGACAGTAGCCGTAAACGGAGGTGACCTGAAAATTACGCCAGTGAACGCGGGTGTGGCCACGATTACGGTAACGACAAATGACGGTAAAGGCGGCATGGTGCATACACAGTTCAACGTGACGATCACGCCGGTGATCCCGGAAGCCGTAAACCATGCACCGACGGTGGAAACGTCGATCAGCAATGCAACGGCAGGAGTTGCAGACGGCATCAAGACGGTGAGTCTTGCAGGTGTGTTTGCAGATGAAGACAGCGATGTGCTGACATACACGGCAACCTCGACGAATGCAGGCGTGGCGACAGTAGCGGTAAACGGAAGCGACTTGAAAATTACGCCAGTGAACGCGGGTGCGGCCACGATTACGGTAACGGCAGATGACGGCAATGGCGGTACGGTGGATACGCAGTTCAACGTGACGATCACGCCGATGATCCCGGAAGCCGTGAATCATGCACCGATAGTAGAAACGTCGATCAGCAATGTGACGACTGGAGTCGCAGATGGCATCAAGACGGTGAGCCTTGCAGGTGTGTTCGCAGATGAAGACAGCGACGCACTGACATACACGGCAACCTCGACAGATACGGGCGTGGTGATAGTAGCGGTAAACGGAAGTGACCTGAAAATTAAACCAGTGAACGCGGGTACGACCACGATTACGGTAACGGCAAATGACGGTAAAGGCGGCACGGTGGATACACAGTTCAACGTGAGAATCACACCAGTGATCCCCGAAGCTGTAAACCATGCACCGACGGTGGAAACGTCGATCAGCAACGTGACGACAGGAGTTGCAGACGGCATCAAGACGGTGAGTCTTGCAGGTGTGTTCGCAGATGAAGATAGCGACGCACTGACCTTTACCGCAACCTCGACGGATGCGGGGATAGCGACAGTAGCGGTAAACGGAAGCGACCTGAAAATTACGCCAGTGAACGCAGGCACCGCCATGATTACAGTAACGGCGAACGACGGTAAAGGCGGCACGGTGGATACGAATTTCACTCTAACGCTGACTCCTTTACCTGCTGTTAATCACGCACCTGTTGTTCAAAGCACGATAAATGATATTTCTACAGAAGCGGGTGCTATGGACACAACTATTGGACTTGCTTCAACTTTTGCAGATGAAGATTTGGACTTGCTAACGTATTCCGCTGGTTCATCGGACCCTAGCGTAGCAACGGTTTCCGTTACAGGCGATCAACTGAGTATTACTCCGCTTGCAGTCGGGAGTGCTACAGTCACAGCCACCGCAGATGATGGGAAGGGGGGAACCGTTCAAACGATCTTCCAAGTCACTGTTGGAGAAAAAAGAGGACTTTTCTTCTCTGAGTTGGCATGGGGGGAGGGCGACCCTATGATGCAGATTATTGAGCTTTATAATGCGGGTTCTGAGGAATTGGATGCTTCGAAAATTAGAATTGAACGCAGTGATAGTGGAAATTCGATCGAAATAAGTCAAAACGCTGGTGCTTCTATTCCAGGTGGAGCTACTTTTGTGATAGGAGATACCATGTATTTTGGTGATGCACATGTAGATTACTTCATGGATATGGGATTTTATAACGACGATTCAACACCTGTCACTTTATCGCTCTATTACGATAATCAGTTGATTGATACGGCCGTGTTTCAGCCTCATACCACTATAGCTAGACAATCCGATGTTACCCATGGAAATGCAGGCCACTACGAGGCGAGTGAATGGTTTGATGAAGGTATCGATTATACGGATAATATCGGTATCTTTAACAGTGAGGCACCGTAA